TTGGAGGCGGCGCTGTGGAGCTGTGCGACGCAGTCGGCGCCATGGAGATCGGCGGCGAGGGGCACGCTGAAGGCGCCGGTGCCGTCGAGGGCACCCACCGCCTTGCTCTCGTACTCGCCGTCGATGTTCTTGCATTTGATCGCCACCTGGAGACCTGAAGTACGTTGACGGCAGGAGGACAACCATGAGCCGATCTTCATCTATATATGTGTGTGTGCATCGTAAATTTGTAATACGTACGTATCTTGATAGCTTACCCTTGAAGGCTTCCTCAGCC
The nucleotide sequence above comes from Triticum dicoccoides isolate Atlit2015 ecotype Zavitan unplaced genomic scaffold, WEW_v2.0 scaffold193394, whole genome shotgun sequence. Encoded proteins:
- the LOC119344924 gene encoding uncharacterized protein LOC119344924, encoding MAAPRALVLAVLLAIAVANAEAASVVVGLAKCADCTRKNIKAEEAFKGLQVAIKCKNIDGEYESKAVGALDGTGAFSVPLAADLHGADCVAQLHSAA